Sequence from the Syntrophorhabdaceae bacterium genome:
GAAGGCACAGGACAGAGAACTAACTGATTACGTGATCAGCATAGATTTGCCGATCAACCTTCCCCCCGTAATTCTATTGTTTCAACCTTTACCCGTGCCAGCCCCTTTTTATAAAATCCGAGCTTTTTGGCAGCACCGGCAGAGAGATCAATGATCCTGTCGCCGGATGAGGGATTCCGGTCACTGGGGAAAGGCCCCCTGTCATTGACCCTCAAAATGATGGAACGCTTGTTCTCCAGATTTGTGACCTTCACATGCGTTGGAAGCGGCAGGTACTTATGGGCCGCTGTCATTTGCTTTGGATCGAAGACCTCGCCATTGGCAGTCATACGTCCCTTGTTGTGACGCAGGGTCTCGTAACCATACCACGATGCTACGCCAGTCTCTTCGTAAGATTTCGCCTTCTCAACAGACATGGGATAATATTTCTTTCCTTTCACCGTGTAAGGTGCATTTTTTACCCGGCCCTTACGAATCGCATCTTTGGGAGGCAGATCGTCAATCGTTTCAATATCCTCATTGACGAGCGCCCAGTCAATGGGGGCCTTTACCACCTTAAAGGTAAATCCTCCAATCTTGTAAACGACTTTCGTTGTGCCTGCAGTGAGTTCATAGGCCCCTTTTACAACA
This genomic interval carries:
- a CDS encoding septal ring lytic transglycosylase RlpA family protein — translated: MVTVPYKVVANTVKGSYYVVKGAYELTAGTTKVVYKIGGFTFKVVKAPIDWALVNEDIETIDDLPPKDAIRKGRVKNAPYTVKGKKYYPMSVEKAKSYEETGVASWYGYETLRHNKGRMTANGEVFDPKQMTAAHKYLPLPTHVKVTNLENKRSIILRVNDRGPFPSDRNPSSGDRIIDLSAGAAKKLGFYKKGLARVKVETIELRGEG